Below is a genomic region from Ketogulonicigenium vulgare WSH-001.
GCAGCCGTCGCCGAAGTGATCCTGAACCGCGTCGATAGCGATGGTTTCCCCAATACCGTCTGCACCGTGGTCAACCAGCGCAGCGCCAGCGGGCGTAGCTGCCAATTTTCCTATACCTGCGATGGTCGCCCCGAGGTGATCAATGAACGCGCCGCTTATCGCAAAGTGGGCCAGATCGCCCGCGCGATGCTGGATGGCGCGCCGCGCGATCTGACCAATGGCGCTACATTTTACCACACATCGGCTGTCAGCCCGCGATGGTCGCGCGTCTTTGAACGCACCGCCAGCATTGGCGCGCATCGTTTCTATCGCGACCCGATCCGCACAGCCTCAAACTGACGCCAATCTGCCTGAAACCAGGCTGTAATATTATGTGAGTGGCCCTTGCCTTGGGCTCTCGGTCATATGGCCGAAAAAGAGAAGTGAGAGGCAGCATGTCGCGCAAATATTTCGGCACTGATGGAATCCGTGGACGTTCAAACGCTTGGCCGATGACGGCTGAGATGGCTTTGCGTGTGGGTGCCGCTGCGGGGCACTATTTCCGTGCGGCCGAACGCGGCGTGAACCGTGTGGTGATCGGCAAGGACACGCGGCTGTCGGGCTATATGTTTGAAAACGCGCTGACGGCGGGTTTGACCTCGACCGGGATGAACGTGCTGCTGCTGGGGCCGGTGCCGACGCCTGCGGTGGGGCTGTTGACGCCGTCGATGCGGGCGGATCTTGGGATCATGATCTCGGCCAGCCACAATCCACATTACGACAACGGCATCAAATTCTTTGGCCCCGACGGGTTCAAACTGTCGGATGATGCCGAGGCTGAAATCGAATCCCTGATCGATAGCGGCGTCCCGAATGCGCTGTCTGAGCAGATCGGCCGCGCCAAGCGTATCGATGACGGTCGCTTTCGGTATATGGAACGCCTGAAGGCCGGCCTGCCGGCGGGGTTCAATCTGCGCGGCCTAAAGGTCGTG
It encodes:
- a CDS encoding cell wall hydrolase, whose translation is MQSGHVVLGHGIAVGILVAGLAISPGHAGAEELVASRLGALLDQGDYSQTLEDEAVLNTPPVGSNRITPSAEAETDSLTSRIAAATASGDDQWACLAEALYFEARGETTEGIAAVAEVILNRVDSDGFPNTVCTVVNQRSASGRSCQFSYTCDGRPEVINERAAYRKVGQIARAMLDGAPRDLTNGATFYHTSAVSPRWSRVFERTASIGAHRFYRDPIRTASN